A stretch of Rhododendron vialii isolate Sample 1 chromosome 4a, ASM3025357v1 DNA encodes these proteins:
- the LOC131323140 gene encoding G-type lectin S-receptor-like serine/threonine-protein kinase At4g27290 isoform X3: MEGFVVPLCILSLFSILITSNGVDTITTTKSLADGETIVSSGGLFELGFFSPGNSTKRYVGIWYRALYYKEIPRTAVVWVANRETPLLDTSGVLKLTSRGILVLVNGTNDTIWSTKASRSAQDPVAQLFDLGNMVVRNTNDEVKAENLLWQSFDYPGNTLLQGMKLGKNFLTGQEWYISSWKSDDDPGEGAFTFVLDTRGYPQMFLRKGTADYLYGSGPWNGLRFSGISDSNLIFRFNYGLRLNYDHNTEEVHYTFDVPNASVATRTMLSSEGYVGQWTWVDQTRGWITMARAPEAGCDMYASCGSYGICNIGNTSMCGCLDKFVPVNPREWELGDWSNGCVRRTPLGCHEGGEDGFVKYSRVKLPDTRNSSFDIRMSLEECWRTCLGNCTCTAYANLDIREEGSGCLLWFGDMIDIKEFIEGGGQDIYVRMASSESGYVNPTPRGRSVRWKWIITTLAVSITLLTTAFFYCILRRKLQKNAGKDLLSYDLGTSIGAGNSTLTQSSKSLNSGKKEVDLPWFNFASVSAATDSFSDANKLGEGGFGPVYKGKLQRGHTVAVKRLSTKSGQGLEEFQNEAMLIAKLQHKNLVRLLGCCIDRDEKILIYEYMPNKSLDFFLFDPIKHGILHWELRLKIIVGIAQGILYLHEYSRLRIIHRDLKASNILLDKDMNPKISDFGMARIFGGNGSQATNRIVGTYFGVLLLEILSGKRNTSFYDSHSLNLLGYAWDLWKSGRAQDLKDPILEDISSTNTLLRYINIGLLCVQESAADRPTMSDVVSMLSNEASFLPSPKQPAFSFSMSVLDQSPHKHPEICSENDMTMSILDAR; the protein is encoded by the exons ATGGAAGGATTTGTTGTACCACTTTGCATATTGTCTCTATTTTCCATCTTAATTACCTCCAATGGTGTAGACACCATAACTACAACAAAGTCACTTGCAGATGGCGAGACCATAGTTTCATCGGGCGGACTCTTCGAACTGGGTTTTTTCAGCCCGGGAAATTCCACGAAACGGTACGTGGGAATATGGTACAGGGCATTATATTACAAGGAAATACCAAGAACGGCAGTGGTATGGGTTGCCAACCGAGAAACACCACTCTTGGACACATCAGGTGTGCTAAAGCTCACGAGCCGAGGAATTCTAGTCCTTGTAAATGGAACTAATGACACCATATGGTCTACTAAAGCTTCGAGATCAGCACAGGATCCGGTTGCGCAACTTTTTGATTTGGGTAATATGGTTGTGAGAAACACAAATGATGAAGTTAAAGCAGAGAATTTGTTATGGCAGAGTTTTGATTATCCGGGGAACACGCTTTTACAGGGAATGAAGCTTGGGAAGAACTTCTTAACTGGTCAAGAATGGTACATCTCTTCGTGGAAGAGCGATGATGATCCAGGTGAAGGTGCGTTTACATTCGTGCTTGATACGCGTGGATACCCACAAATGTTTCTGAGGAAGGGTACTGCTGACTACTTGTATGGGTCTGGACCATGGAATGGTCTCCGCTTTAGCGGGATTTCAGACTCAAACCTGATTTTCAGATTCAACTACGGTTTAAGACTCAATTATGATCACAATACGGAGGAGGTTCACTACACTTTCGATGTCCCCAACGCCTCGGTTGCTACGAGGACCATGTTGAGTAGTGAAGGATATGTAGGGCAATGGACATGGGTTGATCAAACCCGCGGTTGGATCACTATGGCGAGAGCACCGGAGGCTGGCTGTGACATGTACGCATCCTGTGGCTCATACGGTATCTGTAACATTGGTAACACTTCAATGTGCGGGTGTTTGGATAAGTTTGTGCCGGTGAACCCAAGAGAGTGGGAACTTGGTGATTGGTCAAATGGGTGTGTTAGGAGGACGCCTTTGGGTTGCCACGAGGGTGGAGAAGATGGGTTTGTCAAGTATTCAAGGGTCAAATTGCCCGACACACGGAACTCATCATTCGACATAAGGATGAGCCTTGAAGAATGTTGGAGAACGTGCTTGGGAAACTGCACTTGTACCGCTTATGCAAATCTGGACATACGCGAGGAAGGAAGTGGTTGCTTGCTATGGTTTGGTGACATGATTGATATTAAAGAATTCATCGAAGGAGGCGGGCAAGACATCTATGTGAGGATGGCATCCTCTGAATCAG GATATGTGAATCCCACACCCAGAGGTAGAAGTGTGAGGTGGAAATGGATCATCACAACACTTGCAGTTTCCATAACCCTGCTGACTACAGCCTTCTTTTACTGTATTTTGAGGAGAAAGTTACAAAAGAATG CAGGGAAGGACTTGTTGTCATATGATCTTGGGACAAGCATTGGGGCTGGCAACAGCACACTAACTCAATCCAGTAAGAGTCTAAATAGTGGAAAGAAGGAAGTAGATTTACCATGGTTCAACTTTGCCAGTGTATCTGCTGCTACTGATAGCTTCTCTGATGCAAATAAGCTCGGAGAGGGTGGTTTTGGACCTGTTTACAAG GGAAAGTTACAAAGAGGACATACGGTGGCTGTGAAAAGACTTTCCACAAAATCTGGACAAGGATTGGAGGAATTTCAAAATGAGGCAATGCTCATAGCAAAACTtcaacacaagaatcttgtgaGACTACTGGGCTGTTGTATTGACAGAGATGAAAAAATTTTGATCTATGAGTACATGCCCAACAAAAGCTTGGATTTCTTCCTTTTCG ATCCGATCAAGCACGGGATACTACATTGGGAGTTGCGCCTTAAAATTATCGTAGGAATTGCTCAAGGGATTCTCTATCTTCATGAGTATTCAAGGTTACGAATTATCCACAGAGATTTAAAAGCTAGCAACATTCTCTTGGATAAAGACATGAACCCAAAAATATCCGATTTTGGGATGGCAAGAATTTTTGGAGGCAACGGATCACAAGCAACAAATCGAATTGTTGGCACTTA CTTTGGAGTACTGTTGTTGGAGATTCTAAGTGGCAAACGGAACACAAGCTTCTATGACAGTCACTCCCTCAATCTTCTAGGATAT GCATGGGACTTGTGGAAGAGTGGCAGGGCACAGGATTTAAAAGATCCGATATTAGAAGATATATCTTCCACAAATACACTGCTGAGATACATAAATATAGGGCTGCTTTGCGTTCAAGAAAGTGCAGCCGATAGGCCAACCATGTCTGATGTTGTATCAATGCTCAGTAACGAAGCTTCCTTTCTCCCATCTCCAAAGCAACCTGCATTTTCATTTAGTATGAGCGTCCTAGATCAATCTCCACACAAACACCCCGAAATATGTTCAGAGAATGATATGACAATGTCAATTTTGGATGCACGATGA
- the LOC131323140 gene encoding G-type lectin S-receptor-like serine/threonine-protein kinase At4g27290 isoform X1, which translates to MEGFVVPLCILSLFSILITSNGVDTITTTKSLADGETIVSSGGLFELGFFSPGNSTKRYVGIWYRALYYKEIPRTAVVWVANRETPLLDTSGVLKLTSRGILVLVNGTNDTIWSTKASRSAQDPVAQLFDLGNMVVRNTNDEVKAENLLWQSFDYPGNTLLQGMKLGKNFLTGQEWYISSWKSDDDPGEGAFTFVLDTRGYPQMFLRKGTADYLYGSGPWNGLRFSGISDSNLIFRFNYGLRLNYDHNTEEVHYTFDVPNASVATRTMLSSEGYVGQWTWVDQTRGWITMARAPEAGCDMYASCGSYGICNIGNTSMCGCLDKFVPVNPREWELGDWSNGCVRRTPLGCHEGGEDGFVKYSRVKLPDTRNSSFDIRMSLEECWRTCLGNCTCTAYANLDIREEGSGCLLWFGDMIDIKEFIEGGGQDIYVRMASSESGYVNPTPRGRSVRWKWIITTLAVSITLLTTAFFYCILRRKLQKNAGKDLLSYDLGTSIGAGNSTLTQSSKSLNSGKKEVDLPWFNFASVSAATDSFSDANKLGEGGFGPVYKGKLQRGHTVAVKRLSTKSGQGLEEFQNEAMLIAKLQHKNLVRLLGCCIDRDEKILIYEYMPNKSLDFFLFDPIKHGILHWELRLKIIVGIAQGILYLHEYSRLRIIHRDLKASNILLDKDMNPKISDFGMARIFGGNGSQATNRIVGTYGYMSPEYASRGLFSIKSDVFSFGVLLLEILSGKRNTSFYDSHSLNLLGYAWDLWKSGRAQDLKDPILEDISSTNTLLRYINIGLLCVQESAADRPTMSDVVSMLSNEASFLPSPKQPAFSFSMSVLDQSPHKHPEICSENDMTMSILDAR; encoded by the exons ATGGAAGGATTTGTTGTACCACTTTGCATATTGTCTCTATTTTCCATCTTAATTACCTCCAATGGTGTAGACACCATAACTACAACAAAGTCACTTGCAGATGGCGAGACCATAGTTTCATCGGGCGGACTCTTCGAACTGGGTTTTTTCAGCCCGGGAAATTCCACGAAACGGTACGTGGGAATATGGTACAGGGCATTATATTACAAGGAAATACCAAGAACGGCAGTGGTATGGGTTGCCAACCGAGAAACACCACTCTTGGACACATCAGGTGTGCTAAAGCTCACGAGCCGAGGAATTCTAGTCCTTGTAAATGGAACTAATGACACCATATGGTCTACTAAAGCTTCGAGATCAGCACAGGATCCGGTTGCGCAACTTTTTGATTTGGGTAATATGGTTGTGAGAAACACAAATGATGAAGTTAAAGCAGAGAATTTGTTATGGCAGAGTTTTGATTATCCGGGGAACACGCTTTTACAGGGAATGAAGCTTGGGAAGAACTTCTTAACTGGTCAAGAATGGTACATCTCTTCGTGGAAGAGCGATGATGATCCAGGTGAAGGTGCGTTTACATTCGTGCTTGATACGCGTGGATACCCACAAATGTTTCTGAGGAAGGGTACTGCTGACTACTTGTATGGGTCTGGACCATGGAATGGTCTCCGCTTTAGCGGGATTTCAGACTCAAACCTGATTTTCAGATTCAACTACGGTTTAAGACTCAATTATGATCACAATACGGAGGAGGTTCACTACACTTTCGATGTCCCCAACGCCTCGGTTGCTACGAGGACCATGTTGAGTAGTGAAGGATATGTAGGGCAATGGACATGGGTTGATCAAACCCGCGGTTGGATCACTATGGCGAGAGCACCGGAGGCTGGCTGTGACATGTACGCATCCTGTGGCTCATACGGTATCTGTAACATTGGTAACACTTCAATGTGCGGGTGTTTGGATAAGTTTGTGCCGGTGAACCCAAGAGAGTGGGAACTTGGTGATTGGTCAAATGGGTGTGTTAGGAGGACGCCTTTGGGTTGCCACGAGGGTGGAGAAGATGGGTTTGTCAAGTATTCAAGGGTCAAATTGCCCGACACACGGAACTCATCATTCGACATAAGGATGAGCCTTGAAGAATGTTGGAGAACGTGCTTGGGAAACTGCACTTGTACCGCTTATGCAAATCTGGACATACGCGAGGAAGGAAGTGGTTGCTTGCTATGGTTTGGTGACATGATTGATATTAAAGAATTCATCGAAGGAGGCGGGCAAGACATCTATGTGAGGATGGCATCCTCTGAATCAG GATATGTGAATCCCACACCCAGAGGTAGAAGTGTGAGGTGGAAATGGATCATCACAACACTTGCAGTTTCCATAACCCTGCTGACTACAGCCTTCTTTTACTGTATTTTGAGGAGAAAGTTACAAAAGAATG CAGGGAAGGACTTGTTGTCATATGATCTTGGGACAAGCATTGGGGCTGGCAACAGCACACTAACTCAATCCAGTAAGAGTCTAAATAGTGGAAAGAAGGAAGTAGATTTACCATGGTTCAACTTTGCCAGTGTATCTGCTGCTACTGATAGCTTCTCTGATGCAAATAAGCTCGGAGAGGGTGGTTTTGGACCTGTTTACAAG GGAAAGTTACAAAGAGGACATACGGTGGCTGTGAAAAGACTTTCCACAAAATCTGGACAAGGATTGGAGGAATTTCAAAATGAGGCAATGCTCATAGCAAAACTtcaacacaagaatcttgtgaGACTACTGGGCTGTTGTATTGACAGAGATGAAAAAATTTTGATCTATGAGTACATGCCCAACAAAAGCTTGGATTTCTTCCTTTTCG ATCCGATCAAGCACGGGATACTACATTGGGAGTTGCGCCTTAAAATTATCGTAGGAATTGCTCAAGGGATTCTCTATCTTCATGAGTATTCAAGGTTACGAATTATCCACAGAGATTTAAAAGCTAGCAACATTCTCTTGGATAAAGACATGAACCCAAAAATATCCGATTTTGGGATGGCAAGAATTTTTGGAGGCAACGGATCACAAGCAACAAATCGAATTGTTGGCACTTA TGGCTACATGTCCCCAGAATACGCCTCAAGAGGTCTTTTCTCAATCAAATCTGATGTTTTCAGCTTTGGAGTACTGTTGTTGGAGATTCTAAGTGGCAAACGGAACACAAGCTTCTATGACAGTCACTCCCTCAATCTTCTAGGATAT GCATGGGACTTGTGGAAGAGTGGCAGGGCACAGGATTTAAAAGATCCGATATTAGAAGATATATCTTCCACAAATACACTGCTGAGATACATAAATATAGGGCTGCTTTGCGTTCAAGAAAGTGCAGCCGATAGGCCAACCATGTCTGATGTTGTATCAATGCTCAGTAACGAAGCTTCCTTTCTCCCATCTCCAAAGCAACCTGCATTTTCATTTAGTATGAGCGTCCTAGATCAATCTCCACACAAACACCCCGAAATATGTTCAGAGAATGATATGACAATGTCAATTTTGGATGCACGATGA
- the LOC131322629 gene encoding G-type lectin S-receptor-like serine/threonine-protein kinase At4g27290 produces MEGFVIPLCVLSLLFSILITSNGVDTITTAKSLTDGETIVSSSETFELGFFTPGASKNRYVGIWYRAIYYKEITGTAVLWVANRETPLFDTSGVLKLTSQGILVLVNGTNDTIWSINASRSAQDPVAQLFNNFNMVVRNADDEVKAENLLWQSFDYPGNTLLQGMKLGKNFLTGQEWYISSWKSDNDPGEGAFTFVLDMHGYPQMFLRKGTADYLYGSGPGNGLRFRGISDSNQIFRFNYDLILNYDLNMEEVYYTFDVPNASVATRTVLSSEGYVGQWTWVDQTRGWISMARAPEAGCDMYASCGSYGICNIVNTSMCGCLDKFVPVNPREWELGDWSNGCVRRTPLGCHEGGEDGFVKYSAVKLANTRNSSFDKRMSLEECQTMCLRNCSCMAYANLDISEAGSGCLLWFD; encoded by the coding sequence ATGGAAGGATTTGTTATACCTCTTTGCGTATTGTCTCTATTATTTTCCATCTTAATTACCTCCAATGGTGTAGACACCATAACTACAGCAAAATCACTTACAGATGGTGAGACCATAGTTTCATCGAGTGAAACCTTTGAACTGGGTTTTTTCACCCCAGGAGCTTCCAAGAACCGATACGTGGGAATATGGTACAGGGCAATATATTACAAGGAAATAACAGGAACGGCAGTGTTATGGGTTGCCAACAGAGAAACACCACTCTTTGACACATCAGGCGTGCTAAAGCTCACAAGCCAAGGAATTCTAGTCCTTGTAAATGGAACTAATGACACCATATGGTCTATTAACGCTTCGAGATCAGCACAGGATCCAGTTGCCCAacttttcaataattttaatatggttGTGAGAAACGCAGATGATGAAGTTAAAGCCGAGAATTTGTTATGGCAGAGTTTTGATTATCCAGGGAACACGCTTTTACAGGGAATGAAGCTTGGGAAGAACTTCTTAACTGGTCAAGAATGGTACATATCTTCATGGAAGAGCGATAATGATCCAGGTGAAGGTGCGTTTACATTCGTGCTTGATATGCATGGATACCCACAAATGTTTCTGAGGAAGGGCACTGCTGACTACTTGTATGGGTCTGGACCGGGGAATGGTCTCCGCTTTCGCGGGATTTCAGACTCAAACCAGATTTTCCGATTCAACTATGATTTAATACTCAATTATGATCTCAATATGGAGGAGGTTTACTACACTTTCGATGTCCCCAACGCATCAGTTGCTACAAGGACCGTGTTGAGTAGTGAAGGATATGTAGGGCAATGGACATGGGTTGATCAAACCCGTGGTTGGATCTCTATGGCGAGAGCACCGGAGGCTGGCTGTGACATGTACGCGTCCTGTGGCTCGTATGGTATCTGCAACATTGTAAACACTTCAATGTGCGGATGTTTGGATAAGTTTGTGCCGGTGAACCCAAGAGAGTGGGAACTTGGTGATTGGTCAAATGGGTGTGTTCGGAGGACGCCTTTGGGTTGCCACGAGGGTGGAGAAGATGGGTTTGTCAAGTATTCAGCGGTCAAATTGGCCAACACACGGAACTCATCATTCGACAAAAGGATGAGCCTTGAAGAATGTCAGACAATGTGCTTGAGAAACTGCTCTTGTATGGCTTACGCAAATCTGGACATAAGCGAGGCGGGAAGTGGTTGCTTGCTATGGTTTGATTGA
- the LOC131323140 gene encoding G-type lectin S-receptor-like serine/threonine-protein kinase At4g27290 isoform X2 encodes MEGFVVPLCILSLFSILITSNGVDTITTTKSLADGETIVSSGGLFELGFFSPGNSTKRYVGIWYRALYYKEIPRTAVVWVANRETPLLDTSGVLKLTSRGILVLVNGTNDTIWSTKASRSAQDPVAQLFDLGNMVVRNTNDEVKAENLLWQSFDYPGNTLLQGMKLGKNFLTGQEWYISSWKSDDDPGEGAFTFVLDTRGYPQMFLRKGTADYLYGSGPWNGLRFSGISDSNLIFRFNYGLRLNYDHNTEEVHYTFDVPNASVATRTMLSSEGYVGQWTWVDQTRGWITMARAPEAGCDMYASCGSYGICNIGNTSMCGCLDKFVPVNPREWELGDWSNGCVRRTPLGCHEGGEDGFVKYSRVKLPDTRNSSFDIRMSLEECWRTCLGNCTCTAYANLDIREEGSGCLLWFGDMIDIKEFIEGGGQDIYVRMASSESGYVNPTPRGRSVRWKWIITTLAVSITLLTTAFFYCILRRKLQKNGKDLLSYDLGTSIGAGNSTLTQSSKSLNSGKKEVDLPWFNFASVSAATDSFSDANKLGEGGFGPVYKGKLQRGHTVAVKRLSTKSGQGLEEFQNEAMLIAKLQHKNLVRLLGCCIDRDEKILIYEYMPNKSLDFFLFDPIKHGILHWELRLKIIVGIAQGILYLHEYSRLRIIHRDLKASNILLDKDMNPKISDFGMARIFGGNGSQATNRIVGTYGYMSPEYASRGLFSIKSDVFSFGVLLLEILSGKRNTSFYDSHSLNLLGYAWDLWKSGRAQDLKDPILEDISSTNTLLRYINIGLLCVQESAADRPTMSDVVSMLSNEASFLPSPKQPAFSFSMSVLDQSPHKHPEICSENDMTMSILDAR; translated from the exons ATGGAAGGATTTGTTGTACCACTTTGCATATTGTCTCTATTTTCCATCTTAATTACCTCCAATGGTGTAGACACCATAACTACAACAAAGTCACTTGCAGATGGCGAGACCATAGTTTCATCGGGCGGACTCTTCGAACTGGGTTTTTTCAGCCCGGGAAATTCCACGAAACGGTACGTGGGAATATGGTACAGGGCATTATATTACAAGGAAATACCAAGAACGGCAGTGGTATGGGTTGCCAACCGAGAAACACCACTCTTGGACACATCAGGTGTGCTAAAGCTCACGAGCCGAGGAATTCTAGTCCTTGTAAATGGAACTAATGACACCATATGGTCTACTAAAGCTTCGAGATCAGCACAGGATCCGGTTGCGCAACTTTTTGATTTGGGTAATATGGTTGTGAGAAACACAAATGATGAAGTTAAAGCAGAGAATTTGTTATGGCAGAGTTTTGATTATCCGGGGAACACGCTTTTACAGGGAATGAAGCTTGGGAAGAACTTCTTAACTGGTCAAGAATGGTACATCTCTTCGTGGAAGAGCGATGATGATCCAGGTGAAGGTGCGTTTACATTCGTGCTTGATACGCGTGGATACCCACAAATGTTTCTGAGGAAGGGTACTGCTGACTACTTGTATGGGTCTGGACCATGGAATGGTCTCCGCTTTAGCGGGATTTCAGACTCAAACCTGATTTTCAGATTCAACTACGGTTTAAGACTCAATTATGATCACAATACGGAGGAGGTTCACTACACTTTCGATGTCCCCAACGCCTCGGTTGCTACGAGGACCATGTTGAGTAGTGAAGGATATGTAGGGCAATGGACATGGGTTGATCAAACCCGCGGTTGGATCACTATGGCGAGAGCACCGGAGGCTGGCTGTGACATGTACGCATCCTGTGGCTCATACGGTATCTGTAACATTGGTAACACTTCAATGTGCGGGTGTTTGGATAAGTTTGTGCCGGTGAACCCAAGAGAGTGGGAACTTGGTGATTGGTCAAATGGGTGTGTTAGGAGGACGCCTTTGGGTTGCCACGAGGGTGGAGAAGATGGGTTTGTCAAGTATTCAAGGGTCAAATTGCCCGACACACGGAACTCATCATTCGACATAAGGATGAGCCTTGAAGAATGTTGGAGAACGTGCTTGGGAAACTGCACTTGTACCGCTTATGCAAATCTGGACATACGCGAGGAAGGAAGTGGTTGCTTGCTATGGTTTGGTGACATGATTGATATTAAAGAATTCATCGAAGGAGGCGGGCAAGACATCTATGTGAGGATGGCATCCTCTGAATCAG GATATGTGAATCCCACACCCAGAGGTAGAAGTGTGAGGTGGAAATGGATCATCACAACACTTGCAGTTTCCATAACCCTGCTGACTACAGCCTTCTTTTACTGTATTTTGAGGAGAAAGTTACAAAAGAATG GGAAGGACTTGTTGTCATATGATCTTGGGACAAGCATTGGGGCTGGCAACAGCACACTAACTCAATCCAGTAAGAGTCTAAATAGTGGAAAGAAGGAAGTAGATTTACCATGGTTCAACTTTGCCAGTGTATCTGCTGCTACTGATAGCTTCTCTGATGCAAATAAGCTCGGAGAGGGTGGTTTTGGACCTGTTTACAAG GGAAAGTTACAAAGAGGACATACGGTGGCTGTGAAAAGACTTTCCACAAAATCTGGACAAGGATTGGAGGAATTTCAAAATGAGGCAATGCTCATAGCAAAACTtcaacacaagaatcttgtgaGACTACTGGGCTGTTGTATTGACAGAGATGAAAAAATTTTGATCTATGAGTACATGCCCAACAAAAGCTTGGATTTCTTCCTTTTCG ATCCGATCAAGCACGGGATACTACATTGGGAGTTGCGCCTTAAAATTATCGTAGGAATTGCTCAAGGGATTCTCTATCTTCATGAGTATTCAAGGTTACGAATTATCCACAGAGATTTAAAAGCTAGCAACATTCTCTTGGATAAAGACATGAACCCAAAAATATCCGATTTTGGGATGGCAAGAATTTTTGGAGGCAACGGATCACAAGCAACAAATCGAATTGTTGGCACTTA TGGCTACATGTCCCCAGAATACGCCTCAAGAGGTCTTTTCTCAATCAAATCTGATGTTTTCAGCTTTGGAGTACTGTTGTTGGAGATTCTAAGTGGCAAACGGAACACAAGCTTCTATGACAGTCACTCCCTCAATCTTCTAGGATAT GCATGGGACTTGTGGAAGAGTGGCAGGGCACAGGATTTAAAAGATCCGATATTAGAAGATATATCTTCCACAAATACACTGCTGAGATACATAAATATAGGGCTGCTTTGCGTTCAAGAAAGTGCAGCCGATAGGCCAACCATGTCTGATGTTGTATCAATGCTCAGTAACGAAGCTTCCTTTCTCCCATCTCCAAAGCAACCTGCATTTTCATTTAGTATGAGCGTCCTAGATCAATCTCCACACAAACACCCCGAAATATGTTCAGAGAATGATATGACAATGTCAATTTTGGATGCACGATGA